One window of the Niallia circulans genome contains the following:
- a CDS encoding ABC transporter permease: MSVSVPETKTTNKKTSHKVKGEFLPEHKKENFIQYFKKNYALYLFLVPAIILTIVFKYIPMYGAIIAFKDFSPMKGIIGSDWVGLTHFKDFLTSPNFKEIFMNTLKLSFYGLILGFPVPIILALSLNQVRRAAIKKNIQLILYAPNFISVVVITGMLFIFMSPTGPINSLLSVFNDKPVSFMTEPEYFRSIYILSGIWQAAGWSSIIYVAALANVDPQLHDAATIDGATLLQRIRHIDLPTLKPIMAVLFILGAGGIMAIGFEKAYLMQTSMNLPTSEILPTYVYKVGLQAGDYAYSTAVGLFNSVINVVLLVFVNFVVKKLNEGEGLY; this comes from the coding sequence ATGTCAGTTTCAGTACCTGAAACGAAAACAACTAATAAGAAGACTTCCCATAAAGTAAAAGGTGAATTTTTACCTGAGCACAAAAAAGAAAATTTTATTCAATATTTCAAAAAGAATTATGCTTTGTATTTATTTTTAGTACCAGCCATCATTTTAACAATTGTATTTAAATATATCCCAATGTATGGGGCAATCATCGCTTTTAAGGATTTTAGTCCAATGAAGGGAATTATCGGCAGTGATTGGGTAGGTTTAACACACTTTAAAGATTTTTTAACTTCTCCCAATTTTAAAGAGATTTTTATGAATACGCTTAAATTAAGTTTCTATGGTTTAATATTGGGTTTTCCAGTACCCATTATCTTAGCACTTAGTCTAAACCAAGTACGGCGAGCTGCTATCAAAAAAAATATCCAATTAATATTGTATGCACCAAATTTTATATCAGTTGTTGTCATTACAGGAATGTTATTTATCTTTATGTCACCTACAGGTCCAATAAATTCACTATTATCGGTATTTAACGATAAACCAGTTTCCTTTATGACAGAGCCTGAATATTTTAGATCCATTTATATTTTATCAGGAATATGGCAAGCGGCAGGCTGGTCATCGATTATTTATGTAGCAGCACTTGCGAATGTTGATCCTCAATTACATGATGCGGCAACAATCGATGGAGCAACACTATTGCAGAGGATAAGACATATTGATCTTCCTACTCTAAAACCAATCATGGCAGTGTTGTTTATTCTAGGAGCAGGTGGGATTATGGCGATTGGATTTGAAAAGGCTTACTTAATGCAAACCTCTATGAATCTGCCAACTTCAGAGATTCTGCCGACTTATGTATATAAAGTAGGACTGCAGGCCGGGGATTATGCCTATTCAACAGCAGTAGGTTTGTTTAATTCTGTTATTAACGTAGTTTTATTGGTATTCGTGAATTTTGTAGTGAAGAAGTTAAATGAAGGCGAAGGGTTATATTAA
- a CDS encoding sulfonate ABC transporter substrate-binding protein, with product MKKRIRKKTVALILGCMLLLSTIFLSACSLPNPPGENSSHDEVFRIGYQKNGPLLILKELGTLEDRLEPLGYKVEWYEFQAGPALLEALNAGSIDFGRSGDSPPIFAQASNSALQYVAAGKSKFEGSGILVKNDSSIKTLEDLKGKKIGFAKGSSSHYLLVKALEKAGLSYSDIEPAYLSPGDARIAFEKKEIDAWVVWDPFTANTQLQADATLLVNGKGLTSDRDFFLASSDFLQENEDIIKVVMEEIQKSCQWANEHPEDLTKMLSSILGIDEASMRMAVERRVYGVEEISDSIIKEQQEIADTFYNLQLIPKKVKVNENVYTIDLKDEEK from the coding sequence ATGAAAAAAAGAATAAGAAAGAAAACAGTCGCTTTAATCTTAGGATGTATGCTGCTTTTATCTACCATTTTCCTTTCTGCTTGTTCATTACCAAATCCGCCAGGTGAGAATAGCAGCCATGATGAGGTATTCCGTATTGGTTATCAAAAAAATGGACCACTCCTTATTTTGAAGGAGCTAGGTACATTAGAAGATCGTTTAGAACCACTTGGATATAAAGTAGAATGGTATGAATTTCAAGCAGGCCCGGCTTTACTTGAAGCATTAAATGCCGGAAGTATAGATTTTGGTCGGTCAGGTGATTCTCCTCCAATCTTTGCTCAAGCATCTAATTCTGCCTTACAGTATGTTGCGGCAGGAAAATCAAAGTTTGAAGGCTCTGGCATTTTAGTGAAAAATGATTCTTCCATCAAGACATTAGAAGACCTGAAAGGGAAAAAAATCGGTTTTGCCAAGGGAAGTAGTTCCCATTATTTATTAGTAAAAGCATTAGAAAAAGCTGGTTTAAGCTATAGTGACATAGAACCTGCTTACTTATCGCCTGGAGACGCAAGAATTGCTTTTGAAAAAAAGGAAATTGACGCATGGGTTGTGTGGGATCCTTTTACCGCAAATACACAGTTACAAGCTGATGCAACACTATTAGTAAATGGAAAAGGTCTAACTAGTGACCGCGATTTCTTTCTAGCTTCCTCTGACTTTCTTCAAGAAAACGAGGATATTATTAAAGTAGTGATGGAAGAGATACAAAAATCATGTCAGTGGGCAAATGAGCATCCAGAAGATTTAACAAAAATGCTTTCCTCTATTTTGGGTATTGATGAAGCCTCTATGAGAATGGCTGTGGAAAGAAGAGTTTATGGAGTAGAAGAAATAAGTGATTCAATTATAAAAGAACAGCAAGAAATTGCAGATACCTTTTATAATCTCCAACTTATACCAAAGAAAGTAAAGGTGAATGAGAACGTTTATACAATTGATTTAAAGGATGAGGAAAAGTGA
- a CDS encoding LacI family DNA-binding transcriptional regulator, with amino-acid sequence MKVKLEDVAELAGVSPTTVSRVLNNRGYISAKTREKVEQAIKDLNYYPNDIARSLFKKRTNFIGLILPTINNPFFSELALYIENICSNHEFKVILCNSLGQVAKETSYAEMLIRHQVDGIIVCSYNRGIEIYKNSNLPIVAIDHYLSPTIPVIGSDNYEGGKLAIQHLLNQGCKAIVHINGPSELETPTQNRRKAYEDQVANPITYELNSVFDEEATAETIKRIFIEHPETDGIFASDDLIASTCLKVASELGIQIPNQLKVIGYDGTQSVRRLLPQLTTIKQPIEEIAQSAVLRLMDIINEVNKDERMEVILPVQLLKSETA; translated from the coding sequence ATGAAAGTAAAATTAGAAGATGTAGCGGAGTTGGCAGGTGTTTCGCCAACGACGGTTTCACGTGTTTTGAATAATCGAGGATATATAAGTGCAAAAACAAGAGAAAAAGTAGAGCAAGCCATTAAGGATTTAAATTATTATCCTAATGATATAGCACGCTCTCTTTTTAAAAAACGGACCAATTTTATTGGCCTTATTTTGCCAACAATTAATAATCCCTTTTTTAGTGAATTAGCTTTATATATAGAGAATATATGCTCCAATCATGAGTTTAAAGTTATTCTCTGTAATAGTTTAGGACAAGTTGCTAAAGAAACTTCATATGCAGAGATGCTTATTAGGCATCAAGTAGATGGAATTATTGTTTGTTCCTATAATCGTGGAATTGAAATATATAAGAATTCTAACCTACCTATTGTCGCAATTGACCATTACTTATCACCAACAATTCCTGTAATAGGTTCTGACAACTATGAAGGTGGAAAATTGGCTATTCAACATTTACTTAACCAAGGTTGCAAAGCAATTGTTCATATAAATGGACCAAGTGAGTTAGAAACACCAACCCAAAATAGAAGAAAAGCCTATGAAGATCAAGTAGCTAATCCCATTACCTATGAATTGAATAGCGTTTTTGATGAGGAAGCAACTGCGGAAACAATCAAAAGGATATTTATAGAACACCCTGAAACGGATGGGATTTTTGCTAGTGATGATTTAATCGCATCTACTTGTTTGAAAGTAGCGAGTGAACTAGGAATTCAGATTCCTAATCAATTAAAAGTTATAGGATATGATGGCACGCAAAGTGTAAGGAGGCTGTTACCTCAATTAACCACAATTAAACAACCAATTGAGGAAATTGCGCAATCAGCTGTATTAAGATTAATGGATATTATTAATGAAGTAAATAAGGATGAAAGAATGGAAGTTATATTACCTGTTCAATTGCTAAAGAGTGAGACGGCCTAA
- a CDS encoding ATP-binding cassette domain-containing protein: MSKEKIYLEIKNLEKSYNETKVLKSLNLKINQGEFLAIVGKSGCGKSTLLRLLSGLEKPTKGEILIDGKPLNSLNREACMMFQDGRLLPWKCVLDNVKLGVKGIRREEAIQVLRDVGLEDKKDEWPANLSGGQKQRVALARSLMHKPRLLLLDEPLGALDALTRLEMQSMIENIQMTHGFTSLLVTHDVEEAVALADRVIVLQDGIIAQDIPITLEKSRQRNHAAFASLVNDILKKILHPTDEKSHRMIEEERNLALKTIPKLN; the protein is encoded by the coding sequence ATGAGTAAAGAAAAAATATATCTAGAAATTAAAAATCTCGAAAAAAGCTACAATGAAACCAAAGTCTTAAAATCTCTAAATCTTAAAATAAATCAAGGCGAATTCCTTGCAATTGTCGGGAAGAGTGGCTGTGGAAAAAGTACATTACTTCGCTTACTGTCAGGGTTAGAAAAACCAACTAAAGGTGAAATACTCATTGACGGAAAACCTTTAAATAGTTTAAATAGGGAAGCATGCATGATGTTCCAAGATGGACGCTTGCTTCCATGGAAATGCGTATTAGATAATGTGAAATTAGGAGTAAAAGGAATTCGCCGAGAGGAAGCTATTCAGGTTTTGCGTGATGTTGGATTAGAAGACAAGAAAGATGAATGGCCAGCAAATCTTTCTGGCGGACAGAAGCAGCGCGTAGCATTAGCTCGGTCTCTTATGCATAAACCAAGGTTGCTGTTACTTGATGAACCCCTTGGAGCATTAGATGCTCTTACCCGTCTTGAAATGCAATCTATGATTGAAAATATTCAAATGACCCACGGATTTACCTCCTTATTAGTAACACATGATGTCGAAGAGGCTGTAGCACTTGCTGATCGAGTCATCGTTCTTCAGGATGGCATTATTGCTCAAGATATACCAATTACTCTAGAAAAGTCACGCCAGCGAAATCATGCTGCTTTTGCCTCTTTAGTAAACGATATATTAAAAAAAATCCTCCATCCAACCGACGAAAAGTCCCATCGAATGATTGAGGAGGAACGAAACTTAGCATTAAAAACGATTCCAAAGCTAAATTAA
- the ssuC gene encoding aliphatic sulfonate ABC transporter permease SsuC produces the protein MKKTSLYFIKKILPWGIPILLLIGWQWIIKAGIISSRILPAPSDVYLAAINLFQTGELTHHVWISLWRASIGFLIGGTIGFVLGLLNGLFRFTELLLDTSIQMLRNIPHLALIPLVILWFGIGEEAKVFLVALGVLFPVYLNTYHGIKSVDKGLIEMGKMYGLNGFSLFLNVIFPGALSSILVGLRFSLGIMWITLIVAETISSTSGIGYMAMNAREFMRMDVIVLSILLYALLGKLSDVIARFMETRWLKWHPSYQKHS, from the coding sequence GTGAAGAAAACATCTCTCTACTTCATAAAAAAAATATTGCCATGGGGCATTCCTATTTTATTGCTTATCGGCTGGCAATGGATTATTAAGGCAGGGATTATTTCATCACGAATACTTCCCGCTCCATCGGATGTCTATCTGGCTGCCATAAATCTCTTTCAAACGGGAGAGTTAACTCATCATGTATGGATTAGTTTATGGAGAGCGTCTATTGGATTTCTGATCGGTGGTACGATTGGATTTGTATTAGGTTTATTAAACGGCTTATTCCGATTTACAGAGCTATTACTTGACACCTCTATTCAAATGTTACGAAATATTCCCCATTTAGCTCTAATACCATTAGTCATTCTTTGGTTTGGGATTGGAGAAGAAGCAAAAGTATTTCTTGTAGCTTTAGGGGTTTTATTCCCCGTCTACCTTAATACCTATCATGGTATTAAATCCGTTGATAAAGGATTAATCGAAATGGGAAAAATGTATGGGCTAAATGGCTTTTCTCTTTTCCTAAACGTTATATTTCCAGGCGCTCTTTCTTCCATTCTTGTAGGTTTACGATTTTCATTAGGAATTATGTGGATTACTTTAATTGTCGCAGAAACAATATCCTCTACTTCTGGGATTGGTTATATGGCAATGAATGCAAGAGAATTTATGAGGATGGATGTAATTGTATTAAGTATTCTCCTGTATGCATTACTTGGAAAACTTTCCGATGTAATCGCTCGTTTTATGGAAACACGATGGCTTAAATGGCATCCTAGCTACCAAAAACATTCCTAA
- a CDS encoding MFS transporter: MEYGCIVTEVLFVEKKNTKMTAVAIGSIPLIMTLGNSMLIPILPKMQTEINLSAFQASMTITVFSVVAAFFIPILGYLSDRFTRKSVIIPALFLYGVGGILAGFAAAKFSHAYTWILVGRSLQGIGAAGTAPIAMALTADLYKGAKESRILGLVEASNGFGKVLSPILGSAIALIVWYGVFFAFPMVVLISIILSWIFIREKEHSKKPPSPSKYIKGLVSVFKHEGKWLFTAYLAGATCLFTLFGILFYLSDTLENTHKIDGIIKGLILAIPLLIMCTTSYITGSKIGKNQKLMKKLIVLGFIFVTASYATLSLFKSLVPFIAVLAVSSVGTGLILPCINSFITGAVGQERRGFVTSLYGSVRFLGVAIGPPIFGRLMDWSRIGMFLSIAGFTCLVGLLALLLIKVEDKKQPQGEKGKKDKKEADAKEVIPFLEPIEGR; this comes from the coding sequence ATGGAATACGGATGTATAGTAACGGAGGTATTGTTTGTGGAGAAAAAAAATACAAAAATGACTGCAGTAGCGATTGGTTCTATCCCGCTCATTATGACACTAGGAAATTCCATGTTAATACCAATACTGCCAAAAATGCAAACGGAAATTAATCTTTCTGCTTTTCAAGCTAGTATGACGATAACAGTTTTTTCTGTAGTTGCCGCTTTTTTTATTCCCATTTTAGGTTATTTATCGGACCGCTTTACACGAAAATCCGTTATTATTCCTGCTTTGTTTTTATATGGAGTTGGAGGAATATTAGCTGGATTTGCTGCAGCGAAATTTTCTCATGCTTATACATGGATTTTAGTAGGACGGTCTTTACAAGGGATAGGTGCTGCTGGAACAGCGCCGATAGCAATGGCATTAACGGCCGATTTATATAAAGGAGCGAAAGAAAGTAGGATTTTGGGACTTGTGGAAGCATCCAATGGATTTGGGAAAGTACTTTCTCCTATACTTGGTTCTGCCATTGCCTTAATTGTTTGGTATGGCGTATTTTTTGCTTTTCCAATGGTTGTATTAATTTCTATTATCTTGTCATGGATTTTCATTAGAGAGAAAGAACATAGTAAAAAGCCTCCATCTCCAAGCAAATATATAAAAGGGTTAGTAAGTGTTTTTAAACATGAAGGAAAATGGTTATTTACGGCATACTTAGCAGGGGCAACCTGTTTATTTACTCTCTTCGGTATTCTTTTCTATTTATCAGATACTTTAGAGAATACGCATAAAATTGATGGAATTATCAAGGGGTTAATATTAGCAATTCCCTTATTAATAATGTGTACAACATCCTATATTACAGGAAGTAAAATAGGAAAAAATCAAAAATTAATGAAAAAGTTAATCGTTCTTGGTTTTATTTTTGTCACTGCATCTTATGCGACCTTAAGTTTATTTAAGAGTCTTGTTCCTTTTATAGCAGTCCTTGCAGTCAGCAGTGTTGGAACTGGTTTAATTTTGCCATGTATTAATAGTTTTATTACAGGTGCTGTTGGCCAAGAAAGAAGGGGATTCGTTACCTCCTTATATGGTTCTGTGCGGTTCCTTGGAGTTGCAATCGGACCGCCAATTTTCGGAAGGTTGATGGATTGGTCTCGGATAGGTATGTTTTTATCAATAGCTGGATTTACTTGTCTCGTTGGTCTTCTAGCTTTGTTATTAATTAAAGTAGAGGATAAAAAACAACCGCAGGGAGAAAAAGGGAAGAAAGACAAAAAAGAAGCGGATGCAAAAGAAGTTATTCCTTTTTTAGAGCCTATTGAAGGAAGATAA
- a CDS encoding YitT family protein: protein MRKKKPVTYSPYRFRRICRQYSFILLGAIIQGCAMGIFLFPNSIPSGGAGGLTVLFHYFFNIPLSIILWIINSSMLLFALHFLGGSSAVGTLFGITITSIAVNLSQAYFSTPFSNVWIDMLMGSLVLGTGIGILLRQGVSNGGIGVIALIISKYRNINPGRPLFWINGVIFVITAYIIDWQIVIQALICQWLSTQIVAYLYNLRIRLPIPGPAFAWRKK from the coding sequence TTGAGAAAAAAAAAGCCGGTAACTTATTCACCTTATCGATTTAGAAGAATATGTAGACAATACTCCTTCATTTTGCTTGGAGCGATTATACAAGGATGTGCAATGGGTATATTCCTTTTTCCAAATTCTATCCCTTCTGGAGGAGCTGGCGGTTTAACTGTTCTCTTTCATTATTTTTTCAACATTCCCCTAAGTATTATTCTTTGGATAATCAATTCTTCTATGCTCCTTTTTGCCCTCCATTTCTTAGGCGGCAGCAGTGCAGTTGGAACATTATTTGGAATTACGATCACTTCAATAGCCGTTAATCTTTCCCAAGCCTATTTCAGTACACCCTTTTCCAATGTGTGGATAGATATGCTTATGGGATCCTTGGTACTCGGTACGGGAATTGGCATACTTTTAAGGCAAGGTGTATCGAATGGCGGAATCGGAGTTATTGCTTTAATCATCTCCAAATATAGAAATATTAATCCAGGTAGACCATTATTTTGGATAAATGGGGTAATATTTGTTATCACTGCTTATATTATCGATTGGCAAATTGTGATACAAGCCCTCATCTGTCAATGGTTATCCACACAGATTGTTGCCTATCTCTATAATTTAAGAATCCGACTACCTATACCTGGCCCTGCCTTTGCCTGGCGGAAAAAATAA
- a CDS encoding spore germination protein, with protein MENISKKKVSSHLDENVGYLKEELGVGQNFDMIHLDVEYAGIRMAMFLVDGLVKDDILHLLMKFLAKVKKEELRKDVLKKLLSTYIPYIEISTVDDLNKVVDNVLSGPTALLIDGIDEVLLIDARTYPVRGPQEPDTERVVRGSRDGFVETIVFNTALTRRRIRDRTLRMEFMQVGRRSKTDIVICYIGDIADPDMVEQLKKAMSHIDTDGLPMAEKTIEEFISGNNWNPFPKVRYTERPDTTAIHLFEGHVCIFVDGSPSAMITPVTFWHHLQHAEEYRNNPLVGAYLRFVRYLGVFASLFLLPLWYLVSIEPSLLPGSLSFLGPNELGQVPLIVQFLLIEVGLDMLRMAAIHTPTSLATALGLVAALMIGQVAVEVGLFSNEVILYFSIAAIGTFATPSYELGLANRLVRIVLLISTAIFKVPGYIVGVALFIIFLANMKSFGVPYLWPFIPFNYRAMRDILVRTPIPLKNRRPRILNPNDPDR; from the coding sequence ATGGAAAATATAAGTAAGAAAAAAGTATCCAGTCATTTGGATGAGAATGTTGGATATCTAAAGGAAGAATTAGGTGTTGGACAAAACTTTGACATGATCCATTTAGATGTCGAATATGCTGGCATCCGAATGGCTATGTTTCTTGTAGACGGATTAGTAAAAGATGATATATTACATTTGCTTATGAAGTTCCTTGCCAAAGTAAAAAAAGAGGAATTAAGAAAAGATGTTTTAAAGAAATTATTGAGTACCTATATACCTTATATAGAAATCAGCACAGTTGATGATCTGAATAAGGTTGTCGATAATGTCCTCTCAGGTCCAACAGCACTCCTTATCGACGGTATTGACGAAGTCCTGCTGATTGATGCTAGAACCTATCCTGTCAGAGGACCACAAGAGCCTGATACAGAGAGAGTTGTCCGCGGTTCCCGAGATGGCTTTGTAGAAACAATTGTGTTTAATACAGCACTGACAAGAAGAAGAATCAGAGATCGGACACTGCGAATGGAATTTATGCAAGTAGGGCGTCGTTCCAAAACGGATATTGTTATTTGTTATATTGGTGACATTGCAGATCCAGATATGGTCGAGCAATTAAAGAAAGCGATGTCCCATATTGATACTGATGGATTACCGATGGCGGAAAAAACAATTGAGGAATTTATTTCAGGAAACAACTGGAACCCTTTCCCAAAAGTACGTTATACAGAACGGCCTGATACAACGGCCATCCATCTTTTTGAAGGACATGTATGTATTTTTGTAGATGGCTCACCGTCTGCCATGATCACACCTGTTACTTTCTGGCATCATTTGCAGCATGCTGAAGAATATCGGAACAATCCGCTTGTAGGTGCCTATTTACGCTTTGTTCGTTACCTAGGTGTGTTTGCTTCCCTTTTCTTATTACCTTTGTGGTATTTAGTGAGTATAGAACCAAGCCTATTGCCTGGATCTTTATCGTTTTTGGGACCGAATGAATTAGGGCAGGTTCCCTTAATTGTTCAGTTTCTTTTAATAGAAGTTGGACTGGATATGCTGCGTATGGCCGCCATTCATACACCTACATCGCTTGCCACTGCATTAGGGCTTGTGGCTGCCTTAATGATTGGACAAGTCGCAGTAGAGGTGGGGCTGTTTTCAAACGAAGTTATTTTGTATTTCTCTATTGCTGCGATCGGAACTTTTGCAACACCTAGTTATGAGCTTGGTTTAGCAAACAGACTTGTCCGGATTGTGCTGTTAATTTCTACCGCTATCTTTAAAGTTCCTGGATATATCGTTGGCGTAGCTCTGTTTATTATCTTCCTTGCAAACATGAAATCATTTGGAGTTCCCTATCTATGGCCTTTCATTCCATTCAATTACCGTGCAATGAGAGATATTCTTGTTAGAACACCAATTCCTTTAAAGAATCGCCGTCCCCGTATTTTAAATCCCAATGATCCTGATCGATAA